In one window of Miscanthus floridulus cultivar M001 chromosome 12, ASM1932011v1, whole genome shotgun sequence DNA:
- the LOC136497865 gene encoding VQ motif-containing protein 17-like codes for MKHAEKLPSRGASSSPPPAHRLSHAIAKAPPQKIRIIHVLAPHIIKTEARHFRELVQRLTGMPPQKGSCASSASTGGDASLSPSPPTPVSSYDTAGDEGLGASAGAAAGIEMKVKEQEAEASSPSGGEGGGFLRALELDGYDDGFYQGLDDFLFSRCDMDGVANFNF; via the coding sequence ATGAAGCACGCCGAGAAGCTCCCGTCCCGCGGCGCATCGTCATCGCCGCCGCCCGCGCACCGGCTCTCCCACGCCATCGCGAAGGCGCCGCCGCAGAAGATCAGGATCATCCACGTCCTGGCGCCGCACATCATCAAGACGGAGGCCCGGCACTTCCGCGAGCTCGTCCAGCGGCTCACCGGGATGCCACCCCAGAAGGGCTCCTGCGCGTCGTCGGCGTCCACCGGCGGGGACGCGTCGCTATCGCCGTCGCCACCGACTCCGGTCTCGTCGTACGACACGGCGGGCGACGAGGGCCTCGGCGCCAGCGCCGGCGCCGCGGCGGGGATCGAGATGAAGGTGAAAGAGCAGGAGGCCGAGGCGTCGTCTCCGTCGGGTGGAGAAGGGGGAGGGTTCCTGCGCGCGCTCGAATTGGACGGCTACGACGACGGCTTCTACCAGGGCCTCGACGATTTCCTCTTCAGCCGCTGCGACATGGACGGCGTGGCCAATTTTAATTTCTGA